Proteins encoded together in one Kitasatospora albolonga window:
- a CDS encoding ABC transporter permease, translating to MTDKFDKTPAASPAGPVSVSKGSTTAPENIKAIPVRHVGRWISGVVVLGLLAALVYAFSQGNIQWHAVGDKLFDSTVLAGAGRTVLISVLAMVLGVVLGVILAVMRLSKNPVTSWVAWLYIWFFRGTPVYVQLLLWFNLALIFPILNIPFIYKDEMTDVMTPFMCALLGLALNEAAYMAEICRAGIQSVDEGQTEASHALGMTQAKTMRRVVLPQALRVIIPPTGNEFINMLKTSSLVYAVTYNELLRSTSQIGSTSYAVMEMLFVASIWYIVMTSVFSVGQYYLERRYARGSLRSLPLTPWQRVKVNLASFSNRPSGGVSA from the coding sequence ATGACTGACAAGTTCGACAAGACACCCGCCGCCTCACCGGCCGGACCGGTGTCCGTCTCCAAGGGCTCCACCACGGCCCCGGAGAACATCAAGGCCATCCCTGTCCGGCATGTCGGCCGCTGGATCAGCGGTGTCGTCGTCCTCGGCCTCCTCGCCGCGCTCGTGTACGCCTTCTCGCAGGGCAACATCCAGTGGCACGCGGTGGGCGACAAGCTGTTCGACAGCACGGTCCTCGCCGGGGCCGGACGCACCGTGCTGATCAGCGTCCTCGCGATGGTGCTCGGCGTGGTCCTCGGTGTGATCCTGGCCGTGATGCGCCTCTCGAAGAACCCGGTCACCAGCTGGGTCGCCTGGCTGTACATCTGGTTCTTCCGGGGCACCCCCGTCTACGTACAGCTGCTGCTCTGGTTCAACCTGGCGCTGATCTTCCCGATCCTGAACATCCCGTTCATCTACAAGGACGAGATGACGGACGTCATGACCCCGTTCATGTGCGCCCTGCTGGGGCTCGCGCTGAACGAGGCCGCCTACATGGCGGAGATCTGCCGCGCCGGTATCCAGTCGGTCGACGAGGGCCAGACCGAGGCGTCCCACGCGCTCGGCATGACCCAGGCGAAGACCATGCGCCGGGTGGTCCTGCCGCAGGCGCTGCGGGTGATCATCCCGCCGACCGGCAACGAGTTCATCAACATGCTCAAGACGTCCTCGCTGGTCTACGCGGTGACGTACAACGAGCTGCTCCGCTCCACCTCGCAGATCGGCTCCACGTCGTACGCGGTGATGGAGATGCTGTTCGTCGCGTCCATCTGGTACATCGTGATGACCAGCGTGTTCAGCGTCGGCCAGTACTACCTGGAGCGCCGCTACGCCCGGGGCTCCCTGCGCTCGCTGCCGCTCACCCCGTGGCAGCGCGTCAAGGTCAACCTCGCCTCGTTCAGCAACCGGCCCTCCGGAGGTGTCTCCGCATGA
- a CDS encoding atrA protein: MTASITRRKTAKSRIAAVGAIAVAGTLLLTACGDQTDSASAGSGDSTATKAGAPLFSKLPEKYQKSGVIKVGTNAEYAPMESVENGKIVGVDPDIAAELGKKLGVEFTFTSGNFDGLITALNSGRHDIAMSSITDNKQRQEGLDDSGKKLGPGVDFVDYFLAGTAVYTKKGNPQNIKSIEDLCGKTASVQRGTTYEEALKKQSKACTDGGEKAIKIESFENDTEAQTRVKSGGAVAGVNDYPVAVDLARKADGGNAFEVVGEQIDAGPFGIAVKKDNTGLRDALKEAVDAIIADGSYQKVLDKWGAGTGAIDKAAINGGK, translated from the coding sequence ATGACCGCAAGCATCACGCGTCGCAAGACCGCCAAGTCCCGGATTGCGGCGGTCGGCGCCATCGCGGTCGCCGGCACCCTGCTGCTCACCGCCTGTGGCGACCAGACCGACAGCGCGTCCGCGGGGAGCGGCGACAGCACCGCCACCAAGGCCGGTGCCCCGCTCTTCTCGAAGCTGCCGGAGAAGTACCAGAAGTCGGGTGTCATCAAGGTCGGCACGAACGCCGAGTACGCCCCGATGGAGTCCGTCGAGAACGGCAAGATCGTGGGCGTCGACCCCGACATCGCCGCGGAGCTCGGCAAGAAGCTCGGTGTCGAGTTCACGTTCACCTCCGGCAACTTCGACGGGCTGATCACCGCCCTGAACTCCGGCCGCCACGACATCGCCATGTCGTCCATCACGGACAACAAGCAGCGCCAGGAGGGCCTGGACGACTCCGGCAAGAAGCTGGGTCCGGGTGTCGACTTCGTCGACTACTTCCTCGCGGGCACCGCCGTGTACACGAAGAAGGGCAACCCGCAGAACATCAAGTCCATCGAGGACCTCTGCGGGAAGACCGCCTCCGTGCAGCGCGGCACGACCTACGAAGAGGCCCTCAAGAAGCAGTCCAAGGCGTGTACGGACGGCGGCGAGAAGGCCATCAAGATCGAGTCGTTCGAGAACGACACCGAGGCCCAGACCCGGGTCAAGTCCGGCGGTGCGGTCGCCGGGGTCAACGACTACCCGGTCGCGGTCGACCTGGCCCGCAAGGCCGACGGGGGCAACGCCTTCGAGGTCGTCGGCGAGCAGATCGACGCGGGCCCGTTCGGGATCGCCGTCAAGAAGGACAACACCGGGCTGCGGGACGCCCTGAAGGAGGCCGTCGACGCGATCATCGCCGACGGTTCGTACCAGAAGGTGCTCGACAAGTGGGGCGCCGGCACGGGAGCGATCGACAAGGCCGCCATCAACGGCGGCAAGTGA
- a CDS encoding peptidase, whose amino-acid sequence MFERFNRGARATVKGAVAEAERVGAGSVTEEHLFLALLDQKGDRASFAVASLGLLRRRASLEASFAEARRRGGLTKAETDALAGIGIDVGAIVDRVEGAHGEGALAADRSSRRWWSGHRAFTPGAKSILEKSLRIALGRGDRFIGQEHLLLALTATPGTVADTLAEHGVTHTAVHHALYGPEADGEGHAEAG is encoded by the coding sequence ATGTTCGAACGGTTCAACCGAGGAGCCCGCGCGACCGTGAAGGGCGCCGTGGCGGAGGCGGAGCGCGTCGGGGCCGGATCGGTCACCGAGGAGCACCTCTTCCTCGCCCTGCTGGACCAGAAGGGCGACCGGGCCTCCTTCGCCGTCGCCTCCCTCGGCCTGCTCCGCCGCCGCGCCTCGCTGGAAGCCTCCTTCGCCGAGGCCCGCCGCCGGGGCGGGCTGACGAAGGCCGAGACCGACGCCCTCGCGGGGATCGGCATCGATGTCGGCGCCATCGTGGACCGGGTCGAGGGCGCCCACGGCGAGGGCGCCCTCGCCGCCGACCGGAGCAGCCGCCGGTGGTGGTCGGGCCACCGCGCCTTCACCCCGGGGGCGAAGAGCATCCTGGAGAAGTCGCTGAGGATCGCCCTGGGGCGCGGCGACCGCTTCATCGGCCAGGAACACCTGCTCCTGGCCCTCACCGCGACCCCCGGCACCGTCGCCGACACCCTCGCCGAGCACGGAGTGACCCACACGGCCGTACACCACGCGCTGTACGGGCCCGAGGCCGACGGGGAGGGCCACGCCGAGGCCGGGTGA
- a CDS encoding helix-turn-helix domain-containing protein yields the protein MTEATDLAARAGDRDPRVGLRAVAALRRLLEQLEAVQVRSARVQGWSWQEIAAELGVSRQAVHKKHGRR from the coding sequence ATGACCGAAGCAACGGATCTGGCCGCACGTGCCGGTGACCGCGACCCGCGCGTCGGGCTGCGGGCGGTGGCCGCGCTGCGGCGGCTGCTGGAGCAGCTCGAAGCCGTACAGGTGCGCAGTGCGCGTGTCCAGGGGTGGTCGTGGCAGGAGATCGCCGCCGAGCTGGGCGTCAGCCGGCAGGCCGTGCACAAGAAACATGGGAGGCGCTGA
- a CDS encoding endoglycoceramidase, which produces MRMGRALIALVVASVLAAGALAPAATADPAPAPVSPASYERSIPPLTDSRGRTLTLRGWNVEDKANRGEAALSAITERHFRDLRANGFNFARLLVFWDDLEPRRGQYSARYLGKIERILDWARKHRIHVLIDAHQDVFGPAFGHRGIPEWATRTDGLPFTPNPDDWFSEYFEPAVQRAFTHLYEDPDLRRAQAAMWQVLAERFRDHPAVIGYDLINEPMGELREGEDLATAARRIEAEHLTPMYNRLARAVRAKDRSTWLFVEPTPIVGEGVPTGLGRIHDSRTVYAPHFYNTAMEAGADYDPDAGWIEAYEAAVTAYPARHRMPVVVGEWGPLNNSLPNMGRFYREAVASLNRYSSGWAGYVWCYGGGYCAVDERGRFRTNKEQTATPYAPAVAGTVRSDTYDATTRSYRLAYRAAARPGTTELSLPPSSRGWRVSVAGPARVLGRAPHGGRLTVLAWPGAEVVVTVRETGPYG; this is translated from the coding sequence ATGCGTATGGGCAGAGCACTCATAGCACTTGTCGTCGCGTCCGTCCTCGCGGCGGGGGCCCTCGCTCCCGCCGCGACGGCCGACCCCGCACCCGCCCCCGTCTCCCCGGCCTCGTACGAACGCTCCATCCCGCCCCTCACCGACAGCCGGGGCCGCACCCTCACCCTGCGCGGCTGGAACGTCGAGGACAAGGCGAACCGGGGCGAGGCCGCGCTCAGCGCCATCACCGAACGCCACTTCCGCGACCTGCGGGCGAACGGGTTCAACTTCGCCCGGCTGCTGGTCTTCTGGGACGACCTGGAGCCCCGGCGCGGCCAGTACAGCGCGCGCTACCTGGGCAAGATCGAACGCATCCTGGACTGGGCGCGCAAGCACCGCATCCATGTCCTCATCGACGCCCACCAGGACGTCTTCGGGCCCGCGTTCGGGCACCGGGGCATCCCGGAGTGGGCCACCCGGACCGACGGGCTGCCGTTCACCCCGAACCCCGACGACTGGTTCTCGGAGTACTTCGAACCCGCCGTCCAGCGGGCCTTCACCCACCTCTACGAGGACCCCGACCTGCGACGCGCCCAGGCCGCCATGTGGCAGGTCCTCGCGGAGCGCTTCCGCGACCACCCGGCCGTCATCGGCTACGACCTGATCAACGAGCCGATGGGGGAGCTGCGCGAGGGCGAGGACCTGGCGACCGCCGCCCGCCGCATCGAGGCCGAGCACCTCACCCCGATGTACAACCGGCTCGCCCGCGCCGTCCGCGCCAAGGACCGCTCCACCTGGCTCTTCGTCGAGCCGACGCCGATCGTCGGCGAGGGCGTGCCCACCGGTCTCGGCCGTATCCACGACAGCCGGACCGTGTACGCCCCGCACTTCTACAACACCGCCATGGAGGCGGGCGCCGACTACGACCCGGACGCGGGCTGGATCGAGGCGTACGAGGCCGCCGTCACCGCCTACCCGGCCCGCCACCGGATGCCCGTGGTCGTCGGGGAGTGGGGGCCGCTGAACAACTCCCTCCCGAACATGGGCCGTTTCTACCGCGAGGCCGTGGCCTCCCTGAACCGCTACAGCTCCGGCTGGGCGGGGTACGTCTGGTGCTACGGCGGCGGCTACTGCGCGGTGGACGAGCGGGGCCGCTTCCGTACGAACAAGGAGCAGACGGCGACCCCGTACGCCCCCGCCGTCGCGGGCACGGTCCGCTCCGACACGTACGACGCCACCACCCGCTCCTACCGCCTCGCCTACCGGGCCGCCGCCCGCCCCGGCACCACGGAGCTCTCCCTCCCGCCCTCGTCCCGGGGCTGGCGGGTCTCGGTGGCGGGCCCGGCCCGGGTTCTCGGCCGGGCGCCGCACGGGGGCCGGCTGACCGTGCTGGCGTGGCCCGGGGCGGAGGTGGTGGTGACGGTCCGGGAAACTGGCCCGTATGGATGA
- a CDS encoding ectoine/hydroxyectoine ABC transporter ATP-binding protein EhuA — protein sequence MTTPMVKAEGVHKSFGAAHILKGIDLEVAPREVFCLVGPSGSGKSTFLRCINHLEQINAGRLWVDGQLVGYRQKGDKLYELKDSEVALQRRDIGMVFQRFNLFPHMTAIENVMEAPIQVKGEAKAVARARAEKLLDRVGLGDKTKNYPSQLSGGQQQRVAIARALAMEPKLMLFDEPTSALDPELVGDVLDVMRGLAEDGMTMIVVTHEMGFAREVGDALVFMDDGVVVESGHPRDVLTNPQQDRTKAFLSKVL from the coding sequence ATGACCACCCCCATGGTGAAGGCCGAGGGCGTCCACAAGTCCTTCGGCGCCGCCCACATCCTCAAGGGCATCGACCTGGAGGTCGCCCCGCGTGAGGTGTTCTGCCTGGTCGGCCCGTCCGGCTCCGGCAAGTCGACGTTCCTGCGGTGCATCAACCACCTGGAGCAGATCAACGCCGGCCGGCTCTGGGTCGACGGCCAACTGGTCGGGTACCGGCAGAAGGGCGACAAGCTCTACGAGCTCAAGGACAGCGAGGTCGCCCTCCAGCGCCGGGACATCGGCATGGTGTTCCAGCGGTTCAACCTGTTCCCGCACATGACGGCCATCGAGAACGTCATGGAGGCCCCGATCCAGGTCAAGGGCGAGGCCAAGGCGGTGGCCCGGGCCCGGGCCGAGAAGCTGCTGGACCGGGTGGGCCTCGGCGACAAGACGAAGAACTACCCCTCCCAGCTCTCCGGCGGCCAGCAGCAGCGCGTCGCCATCGCCCGCGCGCTGGCGATGGAGCCGAAGCTGATGCTCTTCGACGAGCCGACCTCCGCGCTCGACCCGGAGCTGGTGGGCGATGTCCTGGACGTCATGCGCGGTCTGGCCGAGGACGGTATGACGATGATCGTCGTCACCCATGAGATGGGCTTCGCCCGCGAGGTCGGTGACGCGCTGGTCTTCATGGACGACGGTGTGGTGGTCGAGTCGGGCCACCCGCGCGATGTGCTGACCAACCCGCAGCAGGACCGGACGAAGGCGTTCCTGTCGAAGGTGCTGTAA
- a CDS encoding PadR family transcriptional regulator: protein MAPVFAHGRLRLYLLKLLDEAPRHGYEVIRLLEERFQGLYAPSAGTVYPRLAKLEAEGLVTHATEGGRKVYSITEAGREELAGRSGELADLELEIRDSLAELAAEIRDDVRGAAGRLRSDMRAAASETRNGTGGADAGAKTEPSSPFGDFGDFGDFGKLGDFGDSEAWRAAKKELRRARQEWKEQARRAKDESRRAREEAQQARRQAKEAQDRAREQMRDAARQVQEHFARGDWPSGVRDGLAEITGQLGGFARTGVWPPFGKPGPAESGATGATGSAEPSGSAPEPPSPWGQDVPVTDDPARDLDRLLDRFRDTVRDAARDHGVTDAQLAEARHHLGTAAARIEALLTPEEDEKGSGQG, encoded by the coding sequence ATGGCCCCCGTTTTCGCCCACGGCCGACTGCGCCTGTATCTGCTGAAGCTCCTGGACGAGGCGCCGCGCCACGGCTACGAGGTGATCCGGCTGCTGGAGGAGCGCTTCCAGGGTCTGTACGCCCCCTCGGCGGGCACCGTCTACCCCCGGCTGGCCAAGCTGGAGGCCGAGGGCCTGGTCACCCACGCCACCGAGGGCGGGCGCAAGGTCTACTCGATCACCGAGGCCGGACGTGAGGAACTGGCGGGCCGCAGCGGTGAACTGGCCGATCTGGAGCTGGAGATCCGCGACTCCCTCGCCGAACTGGCCGCCGAGATACGCGATGACGTGCGGGGGGCGGCGGGCCGGCTCCGCAGCGACATGCGGGCGGCGGCCTCGGAGACCAGGAACGGTACGGGCGGCGCCGACGCGGGCGCCAAGACCGAACCGTCCTCCCCCTTCGGTGACTTCGGCGACTTCGGCGACTTCGGCAAGCTGGGCGACTTCGGCGACAGCGAGGCGTGGCGCGCGGCCAAGAAGGAGCTGCGCCGGGCCAGGCAAGAATGGAAGGAGCAGGCGCGCCGGGCGAAGGACGAGTCCCGCCGCGCCCGCGAGGAGGCCCAGCAGGCCCGCCGCCAGGCCAAGGAGGCCCAGGACCGGGCGCGCGAGCAGATGCGGGACGCGGCCCGCCAGGTCCAGGAGCACTTCGCCCGGGGCGACTGGCCCTCCGGCGTACGGGACGGGCTGGCCGAGATCACCGGACAGCTCGGCGGCTTCGCCCGTACGGGTGTCTGGCCCCCGTTCGGCAAGCCCGGCCCTGCCGAGTCCGGGGCGACGGGGGCAACCGGCTCCGCCGAGCCCTCCGGGTCCGCTCCGGAGCCCCCGTCCCCCTGGGGCCAGGACGTCCCGGTCACGGACGACCCGGCGCGCGACCTGGACCGCCTCCTGGACCGGTTCCGCGACACCGTCCGGGACGCGGCCCGCGACCACGGGGTGACGGACGCCCAGCTGGCCGAGGCCCGCCACCACCTGGGCACGGCGGCGGCACGGATCGAGGCGCTGCTGACGCCGGAGGAGGACGAGAAGGGGAGCGGGCAGGGCTGA
- a CDS encoding NAD-dependent malic enzyme, producing the protein MAAEIVNPRSDSTTDSDIRRVSATDAETGADEPFDPAFALHRGGKMAVQSTVPIRDKDDLSLAYTPGVAKVCSAIADNPELVHDYTWKSQVVAVVTDGTAVLGLGDIGPEASLPVMEGKAILFKQFGGVDAVPIALATTDADEIVDTVVRLAPSFGGVNLEDISAPRCFEIERKLQERLDIPVFHDDQHGTAVVTLAALRNAAKLSGRTLGDLRGVISGAGAAGVAIAKFLLEAGIGDVAVADRKGIVSRDRDDLTEVKRELAELTNRAGISGSLEKALAGADVFIGVSGGTVPEAAVASMAPGAYVFAMANPNPEVHPEIAHKYAAVVATGRSDFPNQINNVLAFPGIFAGALQVRASRITEGMKIAAANALADVVGDELAADYVIPSPFDERVAPAVTAAVAAAARAEGVARR; encoded by the coding sequence ATGGCAGCGGAGATCGTCAATCCTCGCAGCGACAGCACTACCGACAGTGACATCCGGCGCGTGAGCGCGACGGATGCGGAGACCGGGGCCGACGAGCCCTTCGATCCGGCCTTCGCCCTCCACCGGGGAGGGAAGATGGCCGTGCAGTCCACCGTCCCGATCCGGGACAAGGACGACCTTTCCCTGGCCTACACGCCCGGCGTGGCGAAGGTGTGCAGCGCCATCGCCGACAACCCCGAGCTCGTCCACGACTACACCTGGAAGTCCCAGGTCGTGGCCGTCGTGACGGACGGCACCGCCGTGCTCGGCCTCGGTGACATCGGGCCCGAGGCGTCCCTCCCCGTGATGGAGGGCAAGGCCATCCTCTTCAAGCAGTTCGGCGGCGTGGACGCGGTGCCGATCGCGCTCGCGACCACCGACGCCGACGAGATCGTCGACACCGTCGTCCGGCTCGCCCCCTCCTTCGGCGGGGTCAACCTGGAGGACATCTCGGCGCCCCGGTGCTTCGAGATCGAGCGCAAGCTCCAGGAGCGGTTGGACATCCCGGTCTTCCACGACGACCAGCACGGCACCGCCGTCGTCACCCTTGCCGCCCTGCGCAACGCCGCCAAGCTCTCCGGGCGGACGCTCGGCGATCTGCGCGGCGTGATCTCCGGCGCGGGCGCGGCGGGCGTGGCCATCGCCAAGTTCCTGCTGGAGGCCGGTATCGGCGATGTCGCCGTGGCCGACCGCAAGGGCATCGTCAGCCGGGACCGGGACGACCTGACCGAGGTCAAGCGCGAGCTGGCCGAGCTCACCAACCGGGCCGGGATCTCCGGTTCGCTGGAGAAGGCGCTCGCCGGCGCGGACGTCTTCATCGGTGTCTCCGGCGGTACGGTCCCGGAGGCGGCGGTGGCGTCGATGGCGCCGGGCGCGTACGTCTTCGCCATGGCCAACCCGAACCCGGAGGTCCACCCCGAGATCGCGCACAAGTACGCGGCCGTGGTGGCGACCGGGCGCTCGGACTTCCCGAACCAGATCAACAACGTGCTGGCCTTCCCCGGCATCTTCGCGGGGGCGCTCCAGGTGCGGGCCTCCCGGATCACGGAGGGCATGAAGATCGCCGCGGCGAACGCGCTGGCGGACGTGGTCGGCGATGAGCTGGCCGCCGACTACGTGATCCCGTCGCCGTTCGACGAGCGGGTCGCGCCCGCGGTCACCGCCGCGGTGGCCGCCGCCGCGCGGGCCGAGGGCGTGGCCCGGCGCTGA
- a CDS encoding GNAT family N-acetyltransferase yields MDELTAPEGFLLRPWLPSDASAVLRAFAPAEMDRQTDRTISGEADALGWIADRTRERDTRTGYSWAVVGEGGEALGCVALNAVNPVHGTGWVSYWTTGAAHGRGVATAGVRALARWAFGPLGLYRLELGHRTDNAASCRVATRSGFAPEGIDRRKLRYGDTRYDVERHARLADDVVNFD; encoded by the coding sequence ATGGATGAACTGACCGCACCGGAAGGGTTCTTGCTGCGGCCCTGGCTTCCCTCCGACGCCTCGGCCGTGCTCCGCGCCTTCGCCCCGGCCGAGATGGACCGCCAGACGGACCGGACCATCTCCGGCGAGGCCGACGCGCTGGGCTGGATCGCGGACCGCACGCGGGAACGGGACACCCGGACCGGTTACTCCTGGGCCGTCGTGGGGGAGGGCGGCGAGGCGCTCGGCTGCGTCGCCCTCAACGCCGTCAACCCGGTTCACGGCACGGGCTGGGTCTCCTACTGGACCACCGGGGCGGCGCACGGCCGGGGCGTGGCGACCGCCGGAGTCCGGGCACTGGCGCGGTGGGCGTTCGGCCCGCTCGGCCTCTACCGGCTGGAGCTGGGCCACCGCACCGACAACGCGGCCTCCTGCCGGGTCGCCACCCGCTCGGGGTTCGCGCCCGAAGGAATCGACAGGAGGAAACTGCGCTACGGCGACACCCGGTACGACGTCGAACGGCATGCCCGTCTCGCGGACGATGTTGTCAACTTTGATTGA
- a CDS encoding Zn-dependent oxidoreductase, producing the protein MFAAYAARIDPDRPLDGLELGERPAPEARPGWSTVTVRAASLNHHDLWSLRGVGLSQDRLPMILGCDAAGVDEYGNEVVLHSVIGQSGHGVGPEEPRSILTERYQGTFAEQVTVPTWNVLPKPKELTFEEAACLPTAWLTAYRMLFTNAGVRPGDSVLVQGAGGGVATAAIVLGKAAGLRVYATSRDETRRKRAVELGALEAYEPGARLPQRVDAVIETVGAATWSHSVKSLRPGGTLVISGATSGDRPSHAELTRIFFLELKVVGSTMGTKDELEDLLAFCATTGVRPVIDEVLPLDRAREGFQRLADGEQFGKIVLRPTE; encoded by the coding sequence ATGTTCGCCGCCTACGCAGCCCGCATCGACCCCGACCGGCCCCTCGACGGCCTCGAGCTGGGCGAGCGCCCGGCCCCCGAGGCGCGTCCGGGGTGGAGCACCGTCACCGTCCGGGCGGCCTCCCTCAACCACCACGACCTCTGGTCGCTGCGGGGCGTGGGGCTCTCGCAGGACCGGCTGCCGATGATCCTCGGCTGTGACGCCGCCGGTGTCGACGAGTACGGCAACGAGGTCGTCCTGCACTCCGTGATCGGGCAGTCCGGGCACGGGGTGGGGCCCGAGGAGCCGCGCTCCATCCTCACCGAGCGCTACCAGGGCACCTTCGCCGAACAGGTCACCGTGCCCACCTGGAACGTGCTGCCCAAGCCGAAGGAGCTCACCTTCGAGGAGGCCGCCTGTCTGCCGACCGCCTGGCTCACCGCGTACCGCATGCTCTTCACCAACGCCGGGGTGCGGCCGGGGGACTCCGTGCTCGTCCAGGGCGCGGGCGGCGGGGTCGCCACCGCCGCGATCGTGCTCGGGAAGGCCGCCGGGCTCCGGGTCTACGCCACCAGCCGCGACGAGACCCGGCGCAAGCGGGCGGTGGAGCTGGGCGCGCTGGAGGCGTACGAGCCCGGGGCGCGGCTCCCGCAGCGGGTGGACGCCGTCATCGAGACCGTCGGGGCCGCCACCTGGTCCCACTCCGTCAAGTCCCTGCGGCCCGGCGGCACCCTCGTCATCTCCGGGGCCACCAGCGGCGACCGGCCCTCGCACGCCGAGCTGACCCGGATCTTCTTCCTGGAGCTGAAGGTCGTCGGCTCCACGATGGGGACCAAGGACGAGCTGGAGGACCTGCTCGCGTTCTGCGCCACCACCGGGGTGCGGCCCGTCATCGACGAGGTGCTGCCGCTGGACCGGGCCCGTGAGGGGTTCCAGCGGCTGGCCGACGGGGAGCAGTTCGGCAAGATCGTGCTCCGGCCGACGGAGTAG